Below is a window of Pirellulales bacterium DNA.
GCGGCGCGGATCGGCCAGGGTCGGTTCGTTGCGCGCCGGCCGATCGAACCCGGCAGGCACGACCCCCTGCTCCAGCGGCAAGTATTGTCCGGGCGCAGTGAAGGCGGCATCCACCTGCGGCACAAGTCGCTCGTGGGCGGCGATGTCTTCAAGCTTGATCAGCATCGAGGTCAATTCGCGGCTGCCCGTGCCGAGCGGGGCGATGCCCAGGGCGTAATGGGCGATCTCGAGGTTGTATCGCTCGACCGCCGTGAGGAACGCCGCGCGCTGTTGACGCAGCGAGGCGAGCGAGTCGATGACGCTCCGGGGGCTGGCAGCCGCCTGGCTCCAGGCCTCGACGGCAGCGTCCAACGCATCGTTGGCCGCCTGTACGGCCACCGCACGCTGGCGGATCTCTTCGAGACGAATCGGCAGCAGACGATCGGTCAGATAGGCCTGCGCCGGCGCGGGGCCTTGCCCGAAAATCGTCTCGAATTGCGTGCGGTAGGTGCCTACGTGGGGCGGATCGGTCGCCAAGGGGAGTCCGGCCCGGGTGTCCATCGGCACGAGGCCAGCCAACTCGTGCTGGGCCCCGATGGCCGCCAGTTCGGCGGCGTGGGCGTCGGCCTTGGCTCGGGCGAGCGCCGCGTGGATGGCCAGCGTGTCTCCCTCGCTTCCGTGCGCGAGCGCTTCCGAGGTGGAGAGTTCTTCGAGCAGACGATACTCGGCCAGGCGGAGATGGTAGTCGGCGATCGCCGCCGACAGTTTCCAGTAGGCCTGCGTCGCGCGCAATTGCTGGCTGCGGTCGGCGATGAGCGTGAGCATATTGACGAGCGACAGCGGCTGCCCGACGAGCTGGCCCTCGGCCGGCGGCATCAAGGTCGCGGACAACAGTGCCGCGGCTTCGCTTGGCGGTGTTGTCGCCGGCGGGGTGGTCGAGCCTCGCGATACGGCGCCTGGCATCGAGGAGGGGGTCATGTGCTCATGAATCGCCGAAGGGCTCGAGTCACGCGCCGGCGCCGTCCAGGTTCGCGCCGTGGGCGCTGTGGAATTCGTCGTTGGAGGTGCGCTGGAAGGTCCCGTCGGCACGGGAGCCACCGTAGCCGGCGGACGCGATTCGGCCGGCATCACCGGGGGGGGCGCCAAGGTACCGGTCGGAGCGCTGCGGACCGGAGGAGCGACGTTGGCCGGGGGAGTGGTTCTGGTTGGGGGCGTCGAGGACGCGGGCGTTTCGCTATCGAGTACCGGCGGCGCGCTGCGATAGCGATCGTAGCGGTCGCTGCGCGGTGTCGTGGACGGAGCAGCACTGCGTGGCGCGGCGCTGGCCGGGATGTCGCCGGGCGCGGACGCAGCGCCTGGTGGTGCAGTATTACCGGCCGGAGCAACCTCGGCGGCCTGGCGTGCGGGGGGCACGTTGTCGAAGGGCCCGGTGGCTGGCGGCGCGGATTGTGCGACCAGCGCCGCGCAAAACAAGAACGATGCGGTACCCATCCGTGGTCCCCTTGTCTCTCGCCGAGGCGGTAGTTGTGGGCGTGCGCGCCGCGCGAATCTCGCGCGGAAATCCATCCTCCGCGCACACGTTCAAGGATAAGCGTGACGATTCGTGGGAAACGCGTCAATCCAGATCGGTGGCGCGACCGCGCGACCGGGAGAGAACACAGTGTCTGTCCCACGCCGGTGTGGCCCGGCGTGGGACAGACGTGCTGCGGTTGATCCTACTTTTGCAGGAGTAGTTTGCCGTTGCGGGTGAGCAAGAGGCGATAGCGTTCGCCGGCGTGCTCGATGAGGACTTCGCGATGGCCTTGGAGCAGGTCTTGCGAGTTGAGCACGCGGGGAGAATTCGCTGCGGCATCGTCGGCGGGATTAGCGGGGAGCGAGTCGGAGCGAATGTTCATGGGGCGGGGCGACAGTCGAATGGCCATCGATCGATTGGTTCCGTTCGAAATAGAGCGGATTTAGTGCGTGGCGGCTTATGGCTTCGCTGATAATGAGTCTCAATATCGCTTTTTTGTCCGGCTGTCAACCGTGCCCCCCGAGAATCCCTCCAAAATCTGATCTGTCGCCACGGACTCGACTTATGGTGAAAAAATCGACACGCAAACTTTTTCCTGACCAGACCGTTGACGCACTATTGATATCTGGTATCATTCCTTCCATCGAGTCACAAGGGGCTCGATTTCTCTGAGCAGGCGGAACGACGTTCAAAAGCTTTCGTACCGCCCGATTCGCTCGGCGAACAGCAAGCAGTCGACGCAATGTCGTGCGGGCCTGCCCCTGGCGGGCCGCACCACCTGTTACCCGGAGTTGGACAGCTAATGACGGATGAGCGTCGGGCGCCCGTTGCCCGACGGTCGTAGCACGAGCGGATCGTCCTTTTTGGCCGCCGTGCCGCTGTCCACACCCGTGGTCGAACCGTTGGAATCTCGCGTCTCTCGCTAGCTAGTTCGCGCCAGGCATCACCCCCGTTGACGGTGTATGCCCACCTCTACCGAGCCAGGGATTGGGGCCCTCTTTTGCCCCTCCTCCAAGCCAGGGAATCGCGCTGCTTGGGCGTTGCGCCCCCAAGCTCCATCGATCGCGTTCCGCGGAACCGATCGCTCCCGCGTCTGATAAACACGCTCGATTTCCCTCTGGTGTTTTGGAGTTTGCGATGAGCAAGTTTACTCTTGCAGTGCTGATTTTGGTGGTGGCTCTCGGGGCGCTACGTAGCGCTTCGGCCGATTCGATCACGATCAACGAATCGAACTCGACGTTGTTTGATCGCTGGATGTATCCCTTCAACGGAACGCCCGGCGAGCGTTTTCTCGCACCGGTGTTCGGAGCGATCGGCTCGTATCCCGATTTCGACAATCGCGATGGTCAGTTGATCATCGGTTTCGACACCTCATCGTTCGTGCCGACGGGACAGCCGCTGTCGAGTTACAACATTGCCTCGGTCAAGGTGCGCGTGACGCACTCGAGCGGGACATTCATTTACGATCCGACGTACGACTCGTACCTGACCTACTCGCCGGACGGCGTCGCGCCCGCCCCACAGGCCGACTCCGATCCCGGTCGTCCGATCGAGCTGCATGGCGTCGGTTTGCGCAATGGCTACACGAGCCTGGGCTTTGGCGGTGTCTCGCCCGGCCCCCCGGTCTTCGAACAGGGAGACATCTACGGCAGCCCGCGCAGCGTGTTTCCGCTTGGATTCGGTGTTCCCAACGCTGAAGGGGACGTATCGAACAACGTGCAGTTTGGTTTCGAGAGCAATCCCTGGGCGATCGGTCAGGCGACGTCGGGCATTTTGCCGGGCCAGAGCGTGCTGTCGGGTACGTCCTCGAGTGCCGGCGAGACGTTCGAGTTTGATCTGGGTCTGACGCCGCAAGTGTTGGCCTATTTGCAGAATGGTCTGGCGAACGGCGGGCTGTTCTTCGCGATCACATCGCTGCATTCCGCGGCGGAAATGGTGGGGGGTACGAATCCCAACTTCTACACGAGCGATCATCCCTCTCTGTTCGCTTTGTCGCCCCAGGTGACAATCGAATTTGCCGAGGTGCCGGAGCCGACCACGTGGGCCCTGGGCCTGACGGGCTTTGGCTGCGTGGCCGCTTTCGGTTGGGTGCGACGTCGCCGTCAGAGCCAGCTTAGCGCCAACTAGGAATCGCCATGAACTGCGGCAAGGATCGTCCGTTCGCGGTACGTCGCGCGCGCCCTGGCGTGCGTGGGGCGTGCGGCCTGCATGCGACAGGATTTACGCTAGTTGAACTGCTGGTCGTCATCGCAATCATCGGTATTCTGATCGCGCTGTTGCTGCCGGCGGTACAGGCAGCGCGCGAAGCGGGACGACGTTCGCAATGTGCGAACAACCTGCACCAGCTTGTGCTGGCGATGCACTTGCATGACGACTCCTACGGACGCTTGCCGTATGCGAACGAGCGTGGCCGTGGCGGGAGCGACAGTCCGTTTATTCATCTGCTGCCGTTCCTCGAGAACTCGACCTTGTCCGACGCTTACGATTTCGGCTGGAATCTTTCGCCCGAAGCGAAGGCCCAGAATGCAAGAATTACTTCGACGAGAGTTCCGGCGTATCTGTGTCCCTCGATGACGATTCTGCGCGATGTGCCCGATCCGGACTGTACGGCCGGTCAAGAGAGTGGTGCTCCTGGCAGCTACGCCGTCAACGTCGGGACTGAGAATCCGTTTCTGTCGGGCGCCGAGTCTGGGTTCAACGGGGCCTTTATCGTGGTCACGTTGACGCAGCAGAACCCCACGCCGTCGCGTAAGATCAGCGTGCGGGGCCATGAGATCCGGGACGGACTCTCGAACACGCTTCTCATCGGCGAGCTCGACTTTGGTTTGCGAAACCTGCAGATCGTCGATTGCATTCCGAAGTACGGCCAGCCGCGTGGCGGTCACACGTTCTGGTCGATCGGTTATGCCGGTTACAGTTGGGCCAGTACCTGCGGCATTTACAACGCGGACTGGATGGTCACGACGAACTTCGAGCGTGCCACGTTCCGCAGCGACCATCGGGGGGGCTGCAACTTTGCCATGGCCGACGGGTCGGTCCGATTCATCGCGGACTCAGTCAACGCGAATACACTCGACGCGTTGGCGACGCGGTCGGGACAGGAGATCATCGAAGATGATTTCTAATTCCGCCAGGTCACGCGGTGATGGTGTCCGGCCATGGCGCGCCGTGCGAACTTGGATTTGCTATCTCGGTCTGTTGAGCGTGTTGTTCGGCATTGCCGGTTGTGGTCCATCGGGTCCTCCCCGAGTTAGTGTCAGCGGCTCGGTGTCGCTCGATGGCAAGCCTTTAGATCACGCGTCGATCTTGTTTCGTCCTCAACGGGGGGTCTCGGGCCCGCAGGGAGGGGGCAAGATTGTTCAGGGGAGGTACGACATTCCCCATGATTTTGGCCCCGCTGTTGGTAAGCTCCGCGTGCAGATTTGGCCCGACAGTGAAGCGGGTGGGACCCCCAGCGATATTAAACAGACGGGGCCGCCGCCCAAGCCCGTTTCGCTTCCGCCGCGCTACAACAAAGCATCGACTCTTGCCGTCGAGACTACGCTCGACGGCCCAAATGTCTTCGACTTTGAATTGACTAGCGACAAATAGGTCGCGGCATGCATCCAGTTGGTCGCTAACCCTCGTTTTCTAAGGAGTTCGTACATGCGTCCTATTCTGTCGACGTCGGTCCTCGTGCTGGGCGCCGTCGTGGCCCTGTTCTCGTTGCGTCCTGCCCAGGCGCACTTCGTGTGGGCCTATGTGCCCGAGGGCTCCGCGAACGTGCAGATCTCGTTCGCCGAGGATCCTTCGCCCGGCACGGCGAATCTGATCGATCGCCTCAAGCCGACCCAGGCCTGGTTGCACGTGCCCGGTCAGCCGGTCTCGGAGCTCAAGCTCCATGAGAACGTCGACCAGGCGGCCGAAACCGCCACGCTCGACGCCAGCGTTCCGCAGTCGGGCGCCTATGCCGTCGAGGTCTTCTGCCGCTACGGTGTGTTCGCCAAGACGGGCAAGCCGCTGTTGCTCGACTACTATGCCAAGCACCTGTCGGGCGATTGGACGCAGGCCAAGGAGTTGGCTCAGCCGTCGTCGCGTCTCGCGTTCGATGTCGTTCCCCGGTTGGCCGACGGCGGTATCACGTTGCAGGCCCTGTGGAAGGAAGCGCCGGCGGCCGGCGTCGAACTGACCCTCTGGAGTCCGAGCGGCGATGAACAGAAGCTCACGACCGACGAGCAGGGCCTGGCCAAGATCAAGCGTGCCGCGGCGGGGGAGTACCACCTGCTTGCCAAGCACGTCGACGAGAGCGCCCAGGGGGAACTTGACGGCAAGGCCTACAACGGCAATTGGAGCTTTGCGACGGTGACCTTCCACGTGGCCGATACGACGACGGCGTCGACCGCTTCGACGACGAGCGAGTTGGCCGCCGCCACGGAAGCCAAGCCCGAGGAAAAGGACATCACGGCCTCCGAGCTACTGGCCCGCGCCCGTGCGGATCGCGCCCTGTGGCAAGATTTCCACGGCTTCACGGCTGACGTGAAGGTACACATCGACAACCAACTCGAGACCGGCACGATCGAGATCGACGAGAACGGCAAGTCGAAGTTCGTCGGCATCGAGAAGAATCTGACGCCGCTGTTGCGCCAGCAACTCAGCTCGATGATCGCGCATCGTCTGCCCGACTCATCGATTGGCGACGAGGCCGACTACCAGGAAGAGAGTGGCCTGCACGTGCTGGGGCGCAAGCTCAAGCTGGCCGAAGAGTCGATGGGGAGCATCTACCGCATCCAGGACGACGTCGTTACGGAAGTGAACCGCGAGATGGGCAACCAGAAGTTCACCATCTCGATGCTCGACGTCGAGCACAACGCCGAAGGCAAGTACCTGCCCAAGGTCTTCAACGTCAGCTTCTGGGACGCCAAGTCGGGCGATCTCGCCTCGTCGATGACCTACTACCACAAGTGGGAGCGCGTCGGGAAGTACGACCTGCCGGCGTTGTTCGTCCTGGTCTCGGCCGGCAAGGACAAACGCGAAGTGCTGAAGATCGAGATGTCGAACTTCCGCCTGACGGACGGCACGAAGGTGTCGTCGAAGTAGCGCACGCGCTGCTCATCACGCTCGGGCACGGCGCCGCCGTGCGAGAACAGGCCGCAAGGATGCGGCCTTTTTTCTTGCCGGGTGTGTTTTGAGTCTCGGAGCGGGGAGTTGTCTGCCGTCCCGGTCCTTTCTCTCGGTCGCAATGAGCCGCGTCAAAGAAGACCGTCAAACGAAACAAGGCTTCGCCGGTTCGCCGGCGAAGCCTTGGGATTCGTGTGCTTCGGACTGGAGCGGGTCGAGCGGCTGCTCGTGCGATTGCCTACTCGACTTCCTTGGCGTTGATCCATGACATGAGGCTGCGGAGCCGGCGGCCGACCTCTTCGATCGGATGCTTGCGTTCGCGGCGACGGGTGGCCTTGAAGGCGGGGGCGCCGGCCTTGTTTTCGAGGATCCACTCGCGGGCGAACTTGCCCGACTGGATTTCTTCGAGAATGCGCTTCATCTCGGCCTTGGTCTCGGCGGTGACGAGACGCGGACCACGCGTGTAATCGCCGTACTCGGCCGTGTTCGAGATGCTGTAACGCATGTAGCTCAGACCGCCCTGATAGAACAGGTCGACGATGAGCTTCAACTCGTGCATGCACTCGAAGTAGGCCATCTCGGGCTGATAGCCGGCCTCGACGAGGGTCTCGTAGGCCGCCTTCACCAGGGCGCTCGCGCCGCCGCAGAGGACGGTCTGCTCGCCGAAGAGATCCGTCTCGGTCTCTTCCTCGAAGGTGGTTTGGATGACGCCTGCCCGGGTGCCGCCGACCCCCTTGGCATAGGCGAGACCAGCCTGGAAGGTGGCATCGCTGGCGCCCTGCGACACGGCGATCAAGCAGGGGACGCCGCCGCCGTGGACGAACTCGCTGCGGACGAGATGGCCGGGGCCCTTCGGGGCGACGAGCAGGGCGTCGACGCCGGGGGGGGGCTCGATCTGGCCGAAGTGGATGTTGAAGCCGTGCGAGCACATGAGGATATTGCCCGGCTTGAGATTCTCGCGAATCTGCAGGCGGTAGATGTCAGCCTGCACCTCGTCGGGGAGTAGGATATTGACGATATCGGCCCGCTTCGTGGCCTCGTCGGCTGCCATGGGCTTGAAGCCGTGGCTGACGGCCAGGTCGTAGTTCTTGCTACCCGGTCGCTGGCCGATGATGACCTCGCAGCCGCTGTCGCGGAGGTTCTGCGCGTGGGCGTGCCCTTGGGAGCCGTAGCCAAGAATGGCGATCGTCTTGCCCTTGAGGACCGAGAGGTCCGCGTCGTTGTCGTAGTAAATCTTGGCTGGCATGAAGGACTCCTGGCGCTGTGGCGCGCCGCCGTGGCAGGGTGAACGTTTAGTCTTTGCGATCGGCCGCGCCGGCGTTCTCGCGATCGCGACTCGTGCAGCGCACCATGGCGATGCGACCGGTCCGCACGAGCTCGATGATTCCGTAGGGGCGCATCAGTTCGATGAAGGCCACGATTTTGCGTTCCTGGCCGGAGATCTCGATCATCACGTCCTGCGGACCGACATCGACGATGCGGCCGCGGAAGATCTCCGTCAGCTCGCGGACTTCGGTCCGCTTGCCCCCCGGTGGGGCCTTGATGCGGATCAGCATCAGATCGCGCTCGACGAAATCCTGCGAGCTGATGTCGTCTACCTCGACGACCGTGACGATCTTTTCGAGTTGCTTGCGGACCTGCTCGAGCGTGCTGTCGTCTCCGACCAGCACGAAGGTCATCCGCGAGATATCCGGGTTCTCGGTCTCGCCCACCGCGAGGCTATCGATGTTATAGCCGCGCGAGGCGAGCATGCCGGAGATGTGCGCGAGGACTCCGGGCACGTTTTGTACGAGCGCCGAGAGCAAGTGCCGCATGCCGCAACTCCGACGATCTAACTGACTGACCAGGGGGCAGAAAAAGTGAATCCACGATCATAGTCCCCTCGAGAGGAGCCAACAAGGGGCTGGGTATTGGGTTAGGTTCGTCCCGTCCCCGCCCGGTTTTACGCGCCGCCAGCCGTGCGACAGGATCGTGTCGATCAGATAGAATCGTGGAAGGCTCCGTTTTTCCACGCTATGCTGCTCCGAAGGACTTCCGTGGCGGTCGCGCCACGGACCTTTTCCCGCGATGGAGAGAGGGACATGAATCTACGACCTGGGTTCGCTGGCAGGCTGACCATCGCGGGCGTTTGTCTCGCCTGGCTGCATATCGCTCCGGCGATGTCGCAGGGGGCTCCAAGCGCCCCGCGGACGGCAGGTTCAACGCTCGAATTCAGTTTGGACGGCGGATTGGGGAGCTCGACGCTCGCGGGCGAACCGGACTGCATCATGTGCTGTGCGGACTCAGCCCGGCCCGCGGGAGGGTGGCGTGCCCTGGGCAATTCCATCGCCACCGCAGGCACGGCGGCGGCCGGGTTGACCGTGGTGGGCTTGCTCATCAAACGCCGCCGCCGCGGATAATCGACTCATGGGCCAATCCTCTCCCGAATGGCAGTCGTCGCGGCAGACGAATCAGGGCCTGCTGCTGGTGGTCGGTTCTCTCGTCGCCCTTGCCCTGTTGGGGTATCTCCTCTTCCGAGGCGCGACGACCGCGCCAGGTGCGAAGGGCACGGCTCAGGAAACTCGCGAGAAGTCCGCGCGGGAGTCCGGCGCGAACGATCGGGAATCTCCGGCGCTCGATGCGGTCAGCCCACAGGACGCCACACCCCTGATGGTCTACTGCGCCGCGGGGGTGAAAGCTCCTGTCGAGGCGATCGCCAAGGCGTTCGAAGAAGAGCCCTTTGGCGTGCCCGTGCAATTGCAGTTCGGCGGTTCTGGCACCTTGCTCAGCAATTTGCAGGTGGCGCGACGCGGCGACCTCTTCATCGCCGCCGACAGCAGCTACACGGATCTGGCGCGCGAGCGGCAACTTGTCGGCGAGACACTACCCCTGGCGCGACAAACCCCCGTCATCGCGGTGGCCAAGGGGAACCCGAAACAGATCGCTTCGATCGCAGACCTGACGCGCGACGAGGTGCGTCTGGCGTTGGCCAATCCCGATGCGGCCTCGATCGGTCAATTGACGAAGAAGTTGCTCGAGGCGTCGGGGGAGTGGGACGCGGTTGCCGCGCACGCCAAGGTCTTCAAGCCGACGGTGTCGGACGTGGCGAACGATGTGATGCTGGGGGCCGTCGATGCGGCGATCGTCTGGGATGCGAACGTGCGACAGTTCTCCGACAAGCTCGACGCGGTCGAGGTACACGACTGGCAGCAGCATCCGCAAGACGTGACCGCGGGGGTACTGAGCTTTAGCGAACGTCCCGAGGCCGCCTTGCGTTTTGCGCGTTACATGCAGGACTCGGCCCTGGGTGGCAGGGAGTTCCTCTCTCGCGGCTATGGGCCCGTTGAAGCGGGCACACCAGCAGGGGCCGTGGCACCGTGAACGAGTCGGCCCATTCGCGAGACGCCCGAGCCGTGCATCGCGCAGGCTCGGACTTGCCGTTTTACCTGGCGTTCGGCGCGATCGGCGGCGCCTATGTGGCGTTGATCGTGGCGATGGTGGTCGCCGAAGCGACCTATACGACGCCGAACGCGATTCTTTCCGCGCTCCAGAGTCCCGAGGTGCGCTATTCGATTCGCTTGAGCCTGATTTCGTGCGCCGTCACGACGTTGCTTTCGCTCTGGGTGGCGGTGCCCATTGGCTACTTCATGTCGCGCCACCCCTTCGTGGGACGCAGCCTGATCGATGCGGTGCTCGACATTCCAATCGTGCTTCCGCCCCTGGTGATCGGGCTGTGCCTGTTGATCCTGTTTCAGACGCCGTTGGGAGACGTGCTCGAAGATCTCTCGCGCGCCGTGACCGGCACGCTCAGCCAGTGGTTTACCGGCCGCCGAGTCGAGATCGGGGTGACGTATGAAATCCCGAGCGTGATTCTCGCGCAGTTCATGGTGGCTTGTGCCTTTGCCGTGCGGACGATGCGGGTCACGTTCGATCAGATCCATCCGCGTTGCGAGCAAGTGGCGCTGACACTGGGTTGTAATCGTAGCCAGGCCTTCTGGCGGGTCGTCTTTCCGCAGGCACGACGGGGACTGCTGGCCGCCGGCACGCTGGCCTGGGCACGTTCGCTGGGGGAGTTCGGCCCGATCCTGGTCTTCGCCGGCGCCACGCGGATGAAAACCGAAGTGCTGCCGACCACCGTGTTCCTCGAACTGACCACCGGCAATATCGAAGGGGCCGTCGCGGCCTCGTTGATCATGGTGCTGGCCGCGGTCATCGTTTTGATCGTGGCGCGGATTTTCGGGCTGCGGCGGATCGGCATTTAAAGTTCCCCTGCGTGGCGCGACCGCGCGCGTTCAACATTCCACCAACCGCTCGACACACCACGCGATGATCGTCGTCGAAAAACTACACCTTCGAGTCGGCGAGTTCGAACTGCGCGAGCTCGACTTCGCCGTACCGCAGGGGGAGTACGCCGTCTGCATGGGGCGCACCGGCAGCGGCAAGACCACGCTCGTCGAAGCCCTTTGTGGATTGAGGCCCATTGCTGCGGGCAGGATCCTGCTGCTGGGCGAGGATGTCACGCACCGCAAGCCGGCCGAACGCGGCATCGGCTATGTGCCACAAGATGGTGCGCTCTTCGACACGATGACCGTGGGAGATCATTTGGCCTTTTCGCTCGTCGTGCGGCGTTGGCGGCGTGCCGAGATCGACGCACGAGTCGCCGAACTCGCAAGCACGTTGGGAATCTCGCACCTGTTGGCTCGATTTCCGCCAGGGTTGAGCGGCGGAGAACGCCAACGCGTGGCACTAGGGCGGGCACTGGCCTTCCGGCCGGGCATCCTCTGTCTTGACGAGCCGCTGAGTGCCCTCGACGAACAGACGCGCGAGGAAATGCACCACCTGTTGAAATCGGTGCAGCGTCAGACGGGGGTGACCGCGCTCCACGTCACGCACAGCCGTGAGGAGACGACGGCGCTGGCGGATTGTGTCTTGCAGATCACGGCCGGTAAGTTGACGAGCTATACCCGCGCCGAATGGGAGTGTGACTGAGGCGTCAGCCTGGTGGCCTGCGCGCTTGTTGCGGGGCCGGAAGCGCGC
It encodes the following:
- a CDS encoding ABC transporter permease, whose protein sequence is MVVAEATYTTPNAILSALQSPEVRYSIRLSLISCAVTTLLSLWVAVPIGYFMSRHPFVGRSLIDAVLDIPIVLPPLVIGLCLLILFQTPLGDVLEDLSRAVTGTLSQWFTGRRVEIGVTYEIPSVILAQFMVACAFAVRTMRVTFDQIHPRCEQVALTLGCNRSQAFWRVVFPQARRGLLAAGTLAWARSLGEFGPILVFAGATRMKTEVLPTTVFLELTTGNIEGAVAASLIMVLAAVIVLIVARIFGLRRIGI
- a CDS encoding PEP-CTERM sorting domain-containing protein (PEP-CTERM proteins occur, often in large numbers, in the proteomes of bacteria that also encode an exosortase, a predicted intramembrane cysteine proteinase. The presence of a PEP-CTERM domain at a protein's C-terminus predicts cleavage within the sorting domain, followed by covalent anchoring to some some component of the (usually Gram-negative) cell surface. Many PEP-CTERM proteins exhibit an unusual sequence composition that includes large numbers of potential glycosylation sites. Expression of one such protein has been shown restore the ability of a bacterium to form floc, a type of biofilm.); translation: MSKFTLAVLILVVALGALRSASADSITINESNSTLFDRWMYPFNGTPGERFLAPVFGAIGSYPDFDNRDGQLIIGFDTSSFVPTGQPLSSYNIASVKVRVTHSSGTFIYDPTYDSYLTYSPDGVAPAPQADSDPGRPIELHGVGLRNGYTSLGFGGVSPGPPVFEQGDIYGSPRSVFPLGFGVPNAEGDVSNNVQFGFESNPWAIGQATSGILPGQSVLSGTSSSAGETFEFDLGLTPQVLAYLQNGLANGGLFFAITSLHSAAEMVGGTNPNFYTSDHPSLFALSPQVTIEFAEVPEPTTWALGLTGFGCVAAFGWVRRRRQSQLSAN
- the ilvC gene encoding ketol-acid reductoisomerase, producing the protein MPAKIYYDNDADLSVLKGKTIAILGYGSQGHAHAQNLRDSGCEVIIGQRPGSKNYDLAVSHGFKPMAADEATKRADIVNILLPDEVQADIYRLQIRENLKPGNILMCSHGFNIHFGQIEPPPGVDALLVAPKGPGHLVRSEFVHGGGVPCLIAVSQGASDATFQAGLAYAKGVGGTRAGVIQTTFEEETETDLFGEQTVLCGGASALVKAAYETLVEAGYQPEMAYFECMHELKLIVDLFYQGGLSYMRYSISNTAEYGDYTRGPRLVTAETKAEMKRILEEIQSGKFAREWILENKAGAPAFKATRRRERKHPIEEVGRRLRSLMSWINAKEVE
- a CDS encoding DUF1559 domain-containing protein, whose protein sequence is MHATGFTLVELLVVIAIIGILIALLLPAVQAAREAGRRSQCANNLHQLVLAMHLHDDSYGRLPYANERGRGGSDSPFIHLLPFLENSTLSDAYDFGWNLSPEAKAQNARITSTRVPAYLCPSMTILRDVPDPDCTAGQESGAPGSYAVNVGTENPFLSGAESGFNGAFIVVTLTQQNPTPSRKISVRGHEIRDGLSNTLLIGELDFGLRNLQIVDCIPKYGQPRGGHTFWSIGYAGYSWASTCGIYNADWMVTTNFERATFRSDHRGGCNFAMADGSVRFIADSVNANTLDALATRSGQEIIEDDF
- a CDS encoding DUF3386 family protein, giving the protein MRPILSTSVLVLGAVVALFSLRPAQAHFVWAYVPEGSANVQISFAEDPSPGTANLIDRLKPTQAWLHVPGQPVSELKLHENVDQAAETATLDASVPQSGAYAVEVFCRYGVFAKTGKPLLLDYYAKHLSGDWTQAKELAQPSSRLAFDVVPRLADGGITLQALWKEAPAAGVELTLWSPSGDEQKLTTDEQGLAKIKRAAAGEYHLLAKHVDESAQGELDGKAYNGNWSFATVTFHVADTTTASTASTTSELAAATEAKPEEKDITASELLARARADRALWQDFHGFTADVKVHIDNQLETGTIEIDENGKSKFVGIEKNLTPLLRQQLSSMIAHRLPDSSIGDEADYQEESGLHVLGRKLKLAEESMGSIYRIQDDVVTEVNREMGNQKFTISMLDVEHNAEGKYLPKVFNVSFWDAKSGDLASSMTYYHKWERVGKYDLPALFVLVSAGKDKREVLKIEMSNFRLTDGTKVSSK
- a CDS encoding ATP-binding cassette domain-containing protein; the encoded protein is MIVVEKLHLRVGEFELRELDFAVPQGEYAVCMGRTGSGKTTLVEALCGLRPIAAGRILLLGEDVTHRKPAERGIGYVPQDGALFDTMTVGDHLAFSLVVRRWRRAEIDARVAELASTLGISHLLARFPPGLSGGERQRVALGRALAFRPGILCLDEPLSALDEQTREEMHHLLKSVQRQTGVTALHVTHSREETTALADCVLQITAGKLTSYTRAEWECD
- the ilvN gene encoding acetolactate synthase small subunit; this encodes MRHLLSALVQNVPGVLAHISGMLASRGYNIDSLAVGETENPDISRMTFVLVGDDSTLEQVRKQLEKIVTVVEVDDISSQDFVERDLMLIRIKAPPGGKRTEVRELTEIFRGRIVDVGPQDVMIEISGQERKIVAFIELMRPYGIIELVRTGRIAMVRCTSRDRENAGAADRKD
- the modA gene encoding molybdate ABC transporter substrate-binding protein, encoding MGQSSPEWQSSRQTNQGLLLVVGSLVALALLGYLLFRGATTAPGAKGTAQETREKSARESGANDRESPALDAVSPQDATPLMVYCAAGVKAPVEAIAKAFEEEPFGVPVQLQFGGSGTLLSNLQVARRGDLFIAADSSYTDLARERQLVGETLPLARQTPVIAVAKGNPKQIASIADLTRDEVRLALANPDAASIGQLTKKLLEASGEWDAVAAHAKVFKPTVSDVANDVMLGAVDAAIVWDANVRQFSDKLDAVEVHDWQQHPQDVTAGVLSFSERPEAALRFARYMQDSALGGREFLSRGYGPVEAGTPAGAVAP
- a CDS encoding hemin uptake protein HemP, producing the protein MAIRLSPRPMNIRSDSLPANPADDAAANSPRVLNSQDLLQGHREVLIEHAGERYRLLLTRNGKLLLQK